The Planctomycetia bacterium DNA window CGGCTCAGTCTTCGCGTGGCCAGGAAAGTACACGTCAAAGCCCTGCTCACGCGGCGAAAACCCAGCGTCGCCCAAGTGCCATTTGCCGATGCAGGCCGTCGCATAGCCGGCCGCCTTGAGCGTCTCCGCGATCGTCACCTCGGCCAGCGGCAGTTGCTTTTCGATCGGCGGGTGTAACAGTAACTGGCTGGGAGCGTCCGGTCGCCCCGGCAAGTACGTGGTGAGATGCAGTTCCGCGGGCGATTTGCCTGTCATCAGCGCCGCGCGGGACGCGGAGCAAATCGGCTGGGCGCAATAGGCCGACGTGAATCGCACGCCTTGTGCCGCCAGGGCGTCGAGCCGCGGCGTGGCGTGGTCCTCGCGACCGTAGCAGCGCAAATCGTTCACGCCGAGATCGTCGGCGACGATGAACACGATGTTGGGAGGCGCAGCCACGCCATGCTGAAGCAACACGCCGAGCAACACGATCAGAAAGCATAGGGGGCGCATCATTTCTCTCTTACGAATCCACGCGAGGGGAAAGACGTAAGAATGATGCGCCCCAACGGCGATAGCAAGTGGCAGCCGACGCCCTGCTTTCAATTCTCCTTAGGTCAACATTTCCACTTCGCCGCGATCGAGTTCATAGACCGCGCCGGCGAGTTGCGTGGAATCTTGGACAATGTCCGTGAGTTGCCGCAGCGTCCAGCGGACGTTCGCCGCCACGGCCTGGCGCACGACGGCGTCGCGCTCGCCATGCAGGTCCATTTTTTCGAGCCCCGGCTCGACCATATCGACCAAGGCCTGAATCTTTGCCGGCTCCTGGTGCTCGCCCAATAGCGCCTGCACTGCGGCGGTCACTGCCCCGCAATGCTCGTGTCCTAAGACTAAGAACAGCGGCGTCTTCAAATGCACGAGGGCGTATTGCAGGCTGCCGAGCGTCGAGGGATCGATCACATGCCCGGCGACCCGAATCACGAACAAGTCGCCGAAGCCCTGGTCGAACAGCAATTCCGGTGGCACGCGGGAATCGCTGCAACTCAACACCGTGGCGAACGGCTTCTGCGTTTGCTCCAAATCGCGCCGCCAGGCTAACTCCGCGTGCGGATGCCTGGCGGTACCGGAAATGAATCGCCGATTCCCATCCCTCAGCCGAGTTAGGGCCTCCTCCGCGGTCGTGGGAAATGGTTCGACCGACGCGGAGCTTTCGTCCGCCTGCAATCGAGCGGAACACGAAGCAGCCACGGCGACGGCCGCGCCGGCGCCGAGGCATTGACGGCGCGTCAGAATGGAACGTGACATAACCAATATCCTCCGGGAAGCGATGAGGCGAGTTTCACAGCCACGGAAGTCTAGGTCAGAAAACGCGGCGATTTGCACCCCACAGTCTCCTTTCGCTCCGCGAAAGGAACCGCCCTTTCGCGGAGCGAAAGGAGACGATGGCGCGAAAATGGACGGTGTCCTATGACTGCTCGTCGAGCCACTCCAGTAGGCCGGCGTCCCAACGGCCAGCAAGCGGCGGCAACCTCAGTTCTCGCTGCTTGCGCGGGCGCATGGTGAACACCAGATCGCGCACGGAGTTGCCGTCGCGCGTCGCGAACGCATCGCGTTCGTCCGCGATTGTTCCGCGCCCCGAAATGCGCGTCGCGGCCACCAACCCCGCAGGGCCGAACGCGCCGAAATGGTTGCGAACGTTGTTCAAGTCCGTGATGTCCACGTCGCTATCGCCGTCCGTATCGCCGAGCCCTTCGCCGCCGAAGTTATTCCGGACGTTGTTCAAGTCGACAATGTTGACCACGTTGTCGTTGTTCGTATCGCCGATCAACGGCACACGCAGGTCAAGCTGCACCGTCGTCACTTCCGATTGCAAAACGCCGATCAGCTCCAGGTCGAAGCTGAGGTCGGTGCTTTGACCGTTGAATTGATGGATTTCCACGGCCAACACGTTCTCGCCCGCGACCAGGTCGGTTGGGTCGATGGTGAATTCGATGAACGCTTCTTCGCTGCTATCGCCGATGACGACGCCGGCGCCGCCATTGAACGGTGCGCCTTCGGTAAGGTTCCAATAGCCGACGAGCTCGCCATTCACGAATACGCCGGCGCCGTCGTCGCTTAGAATGCGAAGCTTGAGCGAAGCGTACTTGTC harbors:
- a CDS encoding carbonic anhydrase translates to MSRSILTRRQCLGAGAAVAVAASCSARLQADESSASVEPFPTTAEEALTRLRDGNRRFISGTARHPHAELAWRRDLEQTQKPFATVLSCSDSRVPPELLFDQGFGDLFVIRVAGHVIDPSTLGSLQYALVHLKTPLFLVLGHEHCGAVTAAVQALLGEHQEPAKIQALVDMVEPGLEKMDLHGERDAVVRQAVAANVRWTLRQLTDIVQDSTQLAGAVYELDRGEVEMLT